Genomic DNA from Oncorhynchus clarkii lewisi isolate Uvic-CL-2024 chromosome 5, UVic_Ocla_1.0, whole genome shotgun sequence:
GGTGTGACTTCAGATAAATGTATAAACATCCTAAATCCTAAATCATCAACCTAACAACCTTATATAATAGTCTCTACATGACTGAACATCTACAGCCAGTTCAGACCAAACAGCAGTgggttttttaaaataatttgttTATTCTTTATTGACCAAGGTTGAGGGGATAGGCCTCCCCTAGCATTCCCATGTAAAGAGATGTCAATGACAAACACATCCGAACAAGAGAGGGGGAATAGGATTCATACTTCAtacataaaatacatttatttgctATTTCCCTGTTTTCGTCTGCAAGACAGTGTCCTTCACGATCCATTTGACCCAGACCGCATCCATCTGTGCTATTAAATATAGAGATACATCTGTGTGGGGTTGTATGTATGTGAGAAGAGAGAAGGCgggttgtatgtgtgtgagaagAGAGAAGGCgggttgtatgtgtgtgagaagAGAGAAGGCGGGTTGTATGTATGTGAGAAGAGAGGAGGCGGGTTGTATGTACGTGAGAAGAGAGGAGGCATGCCAGTTTGGCCCCTGCCTAGGTCTCTACATGATGCCACAGGAGGACAGGGGGTTGGCGATCTGACAGGTGCAGGCTGACTGGCAGTACTGGCGTACCGTCTGGTAGCAGCTCCGGTCGGCCTCCCCGCCCCACTGCACCGGGCCATTGGGGTCAGAGGGCAGCCGGCTCAGGATGCTGGTGTTGATGGCCAGGGCAGCCAGCCCATAGTCAGTGAACAGCACCGTCTCACGCCTGCACGTTGGGCACGAGATGAACTTGTACTTGGGGCAGGACTCGTAGAGGATCTGCAAGCACTCCTCACACACTGAGTGCAGGCAGGAGAGGATGCGTGGACGCTTGCCTGCAAAGTTGTAGGTGTGGCCGCAGGTGGGGCAGTCCAGGGGCTCACAAGGCATCACGGgccctgaggaggaagaggaggtggaggaggaggtggaagaagAACGCAGCACGTACTGGTTGACTATGACGTCCTCCATCTTGTAGTGGAACTGGTGGTAGCAGATCTCTGCGGCGCTGGCTTTGCGCTGGGCCAGGTAGCTCTCCCTGCGGCCCATGGGAGCTGGGGGAGATGAGACCATGGGTCTGGTGGGGGGCAGGTCAGTGCAGGTCATCTCCAGGGCTAGGTCACTGCACGCCTGGTTCACAatgatctctccctctccccctccatcccatGCCACCCGTGGGGGAGGGGTGAAGCAAGGCTGGGTGACTGGCACCGTGCATTCCCGGGGGAACTTTTCCGACTGGATGATCTTGACGGTATCCATGGGGATTGTCACAGGCTGCCGCCTGAGGCAGGACATGGACATTAAGcttatttgtgtgtctgtgtctttgttagagagagggggctgtGGGTGGTTCAGCGGGCAATGCCCCTGGCTTGGGTTGGGCGTGGGGTGGGGCTCTGAAGTGAACTGGGGGTGTCAAAGTCAGCCATTAGAGGGGACATGGGGACGTATGATTCTGTCCATTGTTTCAATTAGAAGGCCTCCCACGTCTGTGGTGCTGTTACCCTGAGTCTTTATGTGGGACAGAAGGACTGAGGACTAAAGCCAGAGCCCTCAAACCTGGAGCAGTGAAACAGACTTCCCTATCACACAGAAACACTGTCCGCTGATAACACTACTGATAGACAGCGATAACAGTCCGAGCCTGGTAGTTAGTCCTCTTAAAACTAGTCTGTGCAGTCTTAGATATACAATAAAGATATGTACTGGATATTCAACCACAGTAACAGCTGAACACCAAACAGGACTCAACACATCAGCACAAAGATATGTTTTCAGTGATAACACCAATAAATAATATTAAATGTACATATATAGATACTAATATGATACACTTACACAACAGAGTTGTGAATAGTTCTACTCTCTCAAAATGGAGAGCTCAAGCAGCACAGGCTGTTCAGTAGTAGTTCGCTCTGTATTGTCTCACACAGCGTCCTGTGGCTTGCCAGGGGAAACTGACTCAAACGGGGCTTGCTTGTTTCTAGGTTGTTGCTGCTCAAACCAGAACTTCCTTCCTGTTTCTGAGCTTGTGGAATGGCCTTGTGTGTGAGAGCAACCTGTAGAAACTCTggaacctcctctctctctctctctctctctctctctctctctctctctctctctctctctctctctcccactctcactctcactctctctctctctctctctctctctctctctctctctctctctctctctctctctctctctctctctctctctctctctctctttctctcctcttggtCAAATATGGTTTTGTGTCCTTTGGCTTCCTTGACTGGAGTCTGATAAGGCAGAGGTCTTTTTTTAGGAGGCAATGGAAATCCCCTGCTCCTTAACAAACCACTCCTGAATTCCTCTAAGGAAGGGGTGCTTGACTTTCAAACTGAGTCCTCCCACTAGGGTAGCTGATAAAGGTCTCTAGGGAGACCTTGTCCTCGtcacggtctgtctgtctgtctgtctgtccctcagcgGTTCAGAGTGACAGCAGTGGCCTCAG
This window encodes:
- the LOC139408699 gene encoding RING finger protein 208; translation: MSMSCLRRQPVTIPMDTVKIIQSEKFPRECTVPVTQPCFTPPPRVAWDGGGEGEIIVNQACSDLALEMTCTDLPPTRPMVSSPPAPMGRRESYLAQRKASAAEICYHQFHYKMEDVIVNQYVLRSSSTSSSTSSSSSGPVMPCEPLDCPTCGHTYNFAGKRPRILSCLHSVCEECLQILYESCPKYKFISCPTCRRETVLFTDYGLAALAINTSILSRLPSDPNGPVQWGGEADRSCYQTVRQYCQSACTCQIANPLSSCGIM